TTCGGTGATCGCCACCTTCTGTCAGGGCGTGGTGCTGGGCGCGGTGATCAACGGAATTCCGGTGGTGAACCGGACTTATGCCGGTGGCGCACTGGACTGGCTGACGCCGTTCACGCTGTTCTGTGGTTTTGCGCTGGTGGTGGCTTATGCCCTGCTCGGCTGCACCTGGCTGATTATGAAAACCGAAGGCGAATTGCAGGAAGCGATGCACAAAATCGCTAAACCCCTGTTGCTGGTATTCCTGCTGGTGACGCTTGCAGTCAGCCTGTGGACGCCACTGACCCACAGCGATATCGCCACCCGCTGGTTCTCGCGCCCTAATCTTTACTGGTTCCTGCCGGTACCGGTGCTGGTGGTGCTGGTCTCCGCGTGGATGTATCGCGCCATCAGCAAAAATGCGCATCACGCGCCGTTCCTGCTGACGCTGGCGCTGGTGTTCCTCGGCTATACCGGTCTGGGGATCAGCATCTGGCCGAACATCATTCCGCCGTCCATTTCTATCTGGGAAGCGGCTTCACCGCCGCAAAGCCAGGGCTTTATTCTGGTCGGCGCACTGTTCATCATCCCGATCATTCTGGTGTACACCTTCTGGAGCTACTACGTGTTCCGCGGGAAAGTCACACCGGATCAGGGTTATCACTGAGGAATCGCGTTATGAATCTCATCAGAAAAATGGATGACAGCAACATCACTAAAGCCCCGTTCTTAAAGCGTGTCGGCTGGATGGCCGTCATCTGGGGCGGCAGCGTGCTGGCGTTATTTGTTGTGGCATCGGTGTTTCATCTGCTGATGTTTGCGGCAGGAATGAGAAGTCATTAAATGAAAACGATTGGGAGGAATTTTGCTGGTGCACGCAATGTCGAAGCAAGCTTCAACTCCCTAAAATTGCTGTAATACCCCACCCCAACCCTCCCCTTCGCAGGGGAGGGAGCCGGGCGCTGTCTTCCTCAGCATCGGGAGATTAAGGGTCGGTTTGCCTTGCTCCTCCCCCTGCGAAGGGGGAGGCTGGGAGGGGGTTTAGCAGACAACTCTGCTATGCCCTCTCCCTTTTTTATTTCTCCAGCACCCGCCCGATAAAATCGAGAATATCGTCCATCGCTTCCTGACGTGCGGCGGCGGAAGGCATGACGATCAGCTGATCGGAATAGCCATTCATGATGGCAGACAACTGGCGGGTAACGCGTCCGGCATCGGTCGGGCGGAACACGCCGCTGTCGATCCCGGCGCGGATAATGTCAGCCAGCAGCGCCAGCCACTTATGCACCATCAGCCGCGCCAGTTCGGCGTAAGCCTCATTATGCGCCGCCAGTTGCCACAGCGAACCATACAACTGCCAGATATCGCCCTGCGTATCGGGCAGATAATTGCACACCAGCGTGTGTAATTTTGCTTTGGGCTCAAGCGGTGAAATTTCAGCGGAAAACTCTTTCAGCTCCGCCATCATCACCACCGACAGCGCTTCAACGCACAGCGTCTGCCAGTCAGGAAAATAATGATAAATGTGGCTGCGGGAAATCCCGACGTACTCCGTCAGCTCGCGCGTCGTGACTTTTTCAATCCCCTTTTCGATAAAGAGACTGATAGCTCCGTCAAGAATTTTAGCCCTTAACGCTTCCCGGTTTTCTTTCATAATTTATCCTGTACTGGCATTGAGCAGTTGCTCAGACCGGCATTTTATCAGGAAGCCTGGCGTGTGCCCACGGACTTACGCAGCACGATTTTCAGCACCACGACGCTGGTAATCACCAGCACAGCCGCAGAAATCAGCACCGCCAGAAACGCCTGATCAAACGCTGTTCGCGCCAGACTGGTCAGTAACGAAGCATGCTCAGGACTGAGATGCCCGGCGAGCGTCAAGGCTTCATCAAGACTGTCATACGCCGTTTCACCGCTGACCAGTCCTTGCGGAAGTGTCAGGCTGCGGCTGTAAACCGCCGTCATCAGGCCGCCCAGCAAGGTCACGCCGAGCACGCCGCCCATTTCCCACGACACATCTTCTATCGCGGCCACCATTCCGGCCTTGTCTTCCGGGGCGTTGAGCATGATCGACGTCGAGGCTGCGGTCACTGCGCCACCAAGGCCAAAACCTAAAATAAACAGACTGATCAGCTGTATCACCGCGCTGCCATCGTAGACCAGGGCGTGAATGACGATGCCGAGTGCAGATATCGCGAAGCCGCCGAGCATCATTTTGCGCACACCGACACGCGGGATCAGCATACCCGCCAGCGGCGAGGCCAGCGCAGACGCCACCGGGATCGGCAGGATAAACATCGCCGCCATAAACGGCGTCAGTCCAAGCACCAGCTGCAACCGCTGGCTCAGCACCAGTTCGATTCCGATCAGTGCAATCATTGACGTGATCGCCACGCCCACGCCACAGGCAAACGCACGGTTGCGGAACAGTGAAAAGTCGATCATCGGCTGTACTGCGCGTTTTTGTCTTCTGACGAATAAACCGAGGAACAGGACGCCTGCGGCCGCAGAACCCATGATCACCAGCCACGACGAATTAATCTGGCTCAGCTCTTTCAGCGCGTAAATCACGCCCACCAGCCCCGCCATCACCAGCGCAGAACCGGCAAAATCACACGGACGTTGTTTATTACCTTCACCGCGCGGGATCAGCGCCTGTGCAAACGGGAAAACGGCCAGCACAATCGGCACGTTGATCAGGAACACCGAGCCCCACCAGAAATATTCCAGCAGCACACCGCCAATGACCGGCCCGAGCGCCGCAGCGCCGGAAGCCACCGCCGACCAGATGCCGATCGCCAGCGCACGTTCACGTTCGTTGGTAAATACGTGGCGCACAATTGCCAGCGTCGCAGGCATCATCATCGCCGCGCCAATCGCCAGGAAAACGCGGGAGGCGATCAGCATTTCAGCGCTGGCAGAAAACGCCGCGCACAGGGAAGCGAACGCAAATACCGGCAGCCCGCTCATAAAAAGATTTTTGTGTCCGATGCGGTCACTGAGCATTCCCGCGCCCGGTAACAGACCGGCGACCACCAGCGGATAGGCATTCACTATCCATAATTTTTCCGATGCCGTGGCGCCCAGCGCCTGCGTCAGACGCGGTAAAGCGGTGTACAACACGGTCATATCAATGATGATCAAAAAGAGTGTACTGGTGACAATCGCAAGTATCAGCCAGCGGTTATTGACGAACATAAAAAGTGCCTCAGATAGATTTTGAGCAAACGCTCAAGGCCAGCAAGGTACTTGAGCAACCGCTCAAAATCAAGCAGCATCTGCCTGCCAGTTGATGAAGCGTTGAAGATGTAACGGGGGAAAACGTCAGATTTACAGGCAATAAAAAAGCCCGCTCGGAAGCGGGCTAAAAAGGGCAAAACAGACTTTTGTCTCAACTTTCTTATTATCTCCCTGGTGCAGGATTTCTTATTCTTTCACCGTCTCCTCGAGTGTGAAGCGCCCTAACGGGTTCTGGTGGAAATCTTTGATATTTTTTCGGGTCACGTTGCGGTACGGGCTGTAATACAGATCAATCCAGTTCACATCGGCTTTCGCCATTTTCTGCAAATCGATGTACATCTGTTCACGCTTCTTCGGATCCATCTCCACCCGCGCGGCGGCCACCAGCGCTTTCACTTTGTCATTGTGATAACGCGTCATGTAATTCATGTTCGAGTCATGGCCCAGCGTAAAGGTGGTTTTCTGATCAGGGTCGAGAATGTCGTTCGTCCAGTACATCACCGAAATGTCATAGTCCCCCGCCACTAACATGTCCCAGCTCTGGCTCGGATCCACTTTCTGCAAGTTGGCAGTGATCCCGGCTTTTGCCAGTTGCTGTTGCAGCAATACCGCAATCTGTTCATCCACTTCATCACCGGCATTCACCAGATATTTCAGGGTCAGATTTTTCACTCCGGCGGCGGCCAGCAGTTGTTTGGCTTTTTCCGGGTCGTACGGGCGTTGCAGGTTGTCAGCGTAATGATACAGCGCGCCATCAGGGATGTAGGAGTTGGCGATTTTGCCGTAACCAAACGTCACGGTATCAATAATGGCTTTTTTATCGATGGCGAAGTCCAGCGCCTGACGCACTTCCACTTTGCCCAGGTCACCGTGAGAATGGTTGATCAGCAGGTGATCTTCACGGGTTGACGTATCCAGTTCGACGGCGAGTTTCGGGTCTTTTTGCAGCGATGAAATGCGCGAGAACGGAATCGACAGTGCCGCGTCAATTTCTCCGGCCTGCACTTTCAGCATGCGGGTATTGTCGTCCGGCAGCGTCAGCCACTCGACGCCATCGAGTTTCACTTTTGCGGCGTCCCAGTAGTACGGGTTCTTCACCAGTTCGACTTTCTCACCGCGCGTCCACTCTTTCACGCTGAACGCGCCGGAACCCACCGGGTGTTCGGCAAAATCATCCGCGCCCTGTTTGGTCAGCGCCTGCTGCGAAATCACCGAGGCATTCGGAAGTGCCAGTTGAGAAAGGAATGCTGCCGACGGCGTTTTCAGGGTGATCACCAGCGTATGGGCATCGGGGGCTTTCAACGTATCGATAATGCTGTATGAATCCTTCCACAGCGATCCGGCGTCATCACGGATACGCGTCAGGCTGAACACAGCATCAGAGGCGGTCACCGGTGTGCCGTCAGAGAATTTCGCGTCGCGCATTTTCAGCGTATAGGTTTTACCGTCCGGCGAAATCGTCCAGCTTTCAGCCAGGCCCGGCAGCAGTTTGGTGCCGGTATTGTCAACGCGCACCAGCGGATCGAACACGTTGGAGAACACCCAGTTATCGGCGTTTTGCGCCGACTTGATCGGGTCAAATGTGGTGCTGTCTTCACGACGGCCGATGGTCAGTACCCCCGCAGCCTGCGCCATTTCGCTGACCAGACTCAACGCCAGCAGCACCCCGGCGGCCACAACGTTAAAATGCTTTTGCTTCATGTAACATTCCTTCAGTCATCGGATTGATCCCGTCGCTTTTGTGGTTATCAAGAACACAGGCGAAGGCATGGTCGGCAATATGCCGGGTTTCAGGTGCCGCACCGTGCCTGCACTCAGGCAGCGCAAAGGCACAGCGTGGATGGAAAGCGCAGCCCGCAGGCAACGAAACCGGGCTGGGTGGTTCTCCCTGTAACGGATGCTCCGGCAGCGGCCGGTCGGGGTCGATTTCAGGGATTGCCGCTACCAGCGCGGCGGTATACGGATGGCGCGGCGCATTAAACACCGTTTGCGTCGGCCCGCTTTCGACAATACGTCCGAGATACATCACCGCCACGCGGTCACACAGGCGGCGCACAATCGCCAGATCATGGGCAATAAATAAGATCGCCAGCCCCATGCTTTCGCGCAGATCCATCAGCAGATTGATGATCTGCGCCTGAATCGACACATCCAGCGCCGCAACACATTCATCAGCGACAATCAGGCGTGGCTCGATAGCCAGCGCCCGGGCAATGCCGGCGCGCTGACATTGTCCACCGCTCAGCGCCTGCGGACGGCGCGTGGCATGTTCCGGGCTGAGGCCGACCAGCGTCAGCAACGTGCTTACCCGCGCCGGGATCTCCGCTTTCGCCACTTTGTTGTGTACCCGCAACACCTCGCCGATACTTTCGCCAATCGTCTGGCGCGGGTTGAGTGAGGAAAACGGATCCTGAAAAATCATCGCGGTTTGCTGTCGCAGACGGGCAATGTCAGGTTTCATGCCGTCGGTAATCAGTTGCCCGTTAAAACGAACCCGTCCGGCGCTGGCATTTTCCAGCTGCAACATCGCCCGCCCGAGGGTACTTTTTCCGCTGCCCGATTCACCGACCAGCCCCAGCGTTTCGCCTGCGTGAATATGCAGGGACACACCGTTCACCGCCTGAACGTGACGCTTTTTGAGGCCAAAGCCGGAGACCGGAAATGTCACGGAGAGTGCTTCCACTTCCAGCAGCGGATACGGCTGCGGCGTGAGATCAGACGAATGACTCATTGTGCCTCCCGTGGTTCAGCGGATGATGACAGGCCGTTGCGTGGCCGCCCGCTGACATCGCGGGTTGATTTTCACGGCAGAGCGCGGACGCCTGCGCACAGCGGGGATGAAAACGGCAACCACTGGGAAAATGTGCTGCGACCGGTGGCTGACCGGGCAGCGTGATCAGCCGTCCGCAACCGCCTTCACTGACCGGCTGACAGTCAATCAGGCCGCGCGTATAAGGATGCTGCGCCTGGGCTAGGACCGGCCGTTTTTCACCGGTTTCACATAAACGCCCGCCGTACATCACCGCAATGCGGTCACAGGTTTGCGCCACCACGCCAAGGTCGTGAGTGATCAGAATAATCGCGATACCCAGCCGGTCGCGCAGATCGCGGAGCAGACGTAAAATCTGCATCTGCACCGTGACATCCAGCGCCGTGGTCGGTTCATCAGCAATCAGCATTTTGGGTTCGCAGGCCAGCGCCACGGCGATCATTGCCCGCTGACGCATGCCGCCGGAAAACTCGTGCGGATAGTTATCTGCCCGTCGCTGCGGATCCGGAATACCGACCTGACGCAGCAGTTCCACCGCCTGACTCTGCGCTTCACGGCGGCTGGCCCCAAAATGCAGACGGCGGCTTTCAGCAATCTGCTGACCGATGGTCATCACCGGATTCAGATGGCTGGCCGGATTCTGGAAAATCATGCCGATCTCCCGCCCGCGAATGGCCGTCATGCGTTTATCGTTCAGCGTCAGTAAATCGGTGCCATTGAGGCGGATTTCCCCGGCGCGAATATGCAGCCCTTCACCGGGCAGCAGGCGCATCATGGCGCGACAGCTCAGGGTTTTGCCGGAGCCACTTTCGCCGACCAGCCCGAGAATATCGCCCGCATTCAATGTCAGCGAGAGTCTGTCCACCAGCGCCACACCTTGCCGGTCTTCAATGGTTAAGCCGGAAACCTGCATTAACGTCATGGCCGTTCCCCCAGTTTGTCACCCAGTCCGTCCGCCAGCAGGCTGAAACTCATCGCCAGCACCACAATCGCCAAACCGGGGAAGGTGGTTATCCACCACGCCGTAGTAATAAAGCTCTGGCCTTCGGCGACCATCACGCCCCATTCCGCTACCGGCGGCTGGACGCCCAGGCCGAGATAACTCACCGACGCGCCACTGAGTAACACCAGCACGCAGTCGGACATCGAGAACACCAGCGAACTGGTCAGCGCGTTGGGCAGAAGATGCAAAAGTAAGATACGCGGATGGCTGTAGCCCAGGCTGCGCGCGGCCAGAATGAAATCCCGGTGTTTAAGCGTCAGCACCTGCGAGCGCACCAGACGGGCATACGACACCCAGCCCACCATCGCCATCGCGATATAAAAACTGCCCAGTCCCGGCCCGAGAATGGCGATGATCGACAGCATCAGCACCAGAAAAGGAAACGCCAGCACCACGTCTATCACCCGCATGAAAAAGGTATCGACTGCGCCGCCGAGATATCCGGCAAACGCGCCGATCAGCGTGCCGAAGGTAAACGGAAAAATCACACCAATCAGACAGATTTGCAGATCAATCCGTGCCCCCCACATCACGCGGGAAAGAATGTCGCGGCCAAAGTTATCGGTGCCAAACGGATGGGCGAACGTTGGGGGTGACAGTGTCACAGATGCATCCTGCGCAATCGGATCGAACGGCGCGATCCACGGACTGAGCAGCGCAATCAGAACCCAGACACTCAGCATCAGCATGCCGAGCCGTAACGCCTGCTGGCGCGGCAACCAGCGCAGGTGAAAATGCCCCATGCGTTGTGTCGCTATCTTTTCGGTCATGCTCATAGCTTCACCCTCGGATCCAGCGCCACAGTCAGTAAGTCTGCAATCAGGTTCACGATGACTGTCGCCAGGGCGAACACCAGCACCACACCCTGCACCACCATGTAATCACGGCTGATAATGGCTTTCACCAGCAACTGCCCCATACCGGGAATGGCAAATACGCTCTCAATTACCACCGTGCTGCCAATCAGCCAGCCGATATTTACTGCCAGCAGATTGACTGTCGGCACCAGTGAATTGGGCATCACATGTCGCCAGAAAATACGGTTTTCGTTTTGCCCCCGCGCACGGGCGGCGGTGACGTAATCATTCTGTAATTCCATCAGCAGACTGGCGCGCAGGTTACGGGTCAGAACCGCTGACAGCGCCAGCGCAACGGTCAGGCACGGCAGAAACAGGTGATGAATACGCTCGCCGACATCGCTGCCATAACCCGACACCGGGAACCAGCCGAGGGACAGGCTGAACAGTAAAATCATCATGATCGCCAGCCAGAACGCCGGTAATCCGAGGCCGATAGTAGAAAGTAAACGGATCACCTGATCCGCCAGTTGCCCGCGATGTCGTGCCGCGCCGGCCGCCAGCGGCACAGTAAACAGCATCGCCAGCAGCACGCTGCCGAGCACCAGATACAGGGTTGGCTCAATACGCGACATGATCAGCGTTAACGTATCCACACGGTAAATCAGTGACTTGCCCATCTCGCCATGAAACAGGTTGCGCAGAAAATAGAGATATTGCTGCCAGACCGGCAGATCCAGTCCGTACTGCACCCGGATTCGGGCGATGGCTTCCGGTGTGCTGCGTACCCCAAGCAGGATCCGCGCCGGATCGCCGGGTATGGCGCGCACCATCACGAAAGTCAGAATACTTATCCCCAGCAACACCGGCAGCAGTTGCAGCGGTCGCCAGAGCAAAAATCGGTAACGGTGCATGACAATCCTCTTAATGACAGTTTCTGGTGCAGAGCGAGAGTCTTTTCCCCTGTGGCTTTACGTTATCCGCAGTCAGGCCGCGCCGGTAGTTAGCAAAAATACTAGGTTTGCACCGTCAGCGATGTGGCACCGCGATTGCATAAATTTTCCTTACCAGGTGAGATTGAGCAAAACCGGTGCCCGATCAGCCCATTCAGACTGGCAAACAGTGATGCGGAGATAAATTCATGAAGCTCGCGGTGCAAGAGAGTGCAGTGTCTTTGCGGGAAACGACCGTTGATGGTGCGTTTGATCAGCTTTTCGCTCAGACCTCGCGCCTGGGGTTTGACGCCCTGATTTACGACTACACGCCGGTACCGCGTTCGCTTGAGGGCGAGCTGATCACACCGTCGCTGTTGCGGATGGGTAATGTGCCCGGCGACATGCAGCGGTTATGGCTGGAGAACGGGTATTATCAGGTCGATCCGGTGCAGCATTACGCTCTCGAAAGCTGCGCACCGTTTGTCTGGTCTTATCAGCGCCCGGACAATACCTCGCTGCAAAACCGCCTCAGTGACCTCAACAAACCGGTCACCCATTACATGTGCGATAACAACATGCCGAGCGGCGCGACGGTGCCGTTGCATTTGCCAAATGGTGGATTTGTGACGGTCACCGGCATTCACACCGGTGCGGGACATGAGCTGGATATTCATGATGTATTGGCCGAACTGAGCCTGCTGGCGCTGACCTTTCAGGAGTGCGTGTTTCCGCTGTTCGACAGCAGCATTCTCACCTGTCGCCACGTGCGCTTAAGCAAGCGCGAACGCGAATGTCTGACGTGGGCGGCAGAAGGCTTAACCGCCAAAGAGATCGCCCGCAAACTCAACCGGTCGATTGCCACCGTCACGCTCCATCTCAATACCGCCGCCCGCAAACTGGGGGCCAGTAACCGTGTGCAGGCCGTGGTTCGCGCGATGCATTACCGTTTACTCGACAGTTAATCTGCCCTGTTTTCTATCTTTTTTACTAGCTGTTCAACGCCGCCCCGATGTTTACCCTGTGGTTATTATTCACCGACAGGGGAAACAAAATGTACAACATCACTGAAGGCTATGCGCCGTTTCAGGAATACCAGACCTGGTACCGCATCTGTGGCGATTTACACAACGGCAAGACTCCGCTGGTTATTGCTCACGGCGGCCCCGGCTGCACCCATGATTACGTTGATGCCTTCCGCGATATCGCCGGAACCGGCCGCGCGGTGATCCACTACGATCAGATTGGTAATGGTCGCTCGACCCACCTTCCCGACAAACCCGCCGGCTTCTGGCAGCCCGCGTTCTTTCTGGCGGAACTGGATAATTTGCTACGCCATCTGGGCATTGAAAAAGATTACGCGCTGCTCGGCCAGTCCTGGGGCGGCATGCTCGGTGCCGAACACGCCGTCATGCAACCTCCTGGCCTGAAAGCGCTGGTCATCGCCAACTCACCGGCCTCGATGGAACTCTGGTTGCAGGCCGCCGCCCGCCTGCGCAGCGAACTGCCGCCGGAGGTTCAGGAAACCTTACTGGCACATGAAGCCGCCGGAACCCTCAACAGCGCAGAATACAAAGCGGCGTCGCAGGTATTCTATGCCCGTCATGTCTGCCGTCTCGATCCGTGGCCGGAGGAGGTAAAACGTACCTTTGCGGCGATGGACGAGGATCCGACGGTGTACCTCGCCATGAACGGCCCGACTGAATTCCACGTCATTGGCAGCATGAAAGACTGGACGGTGATCGACCGCCTGCCCGCCATTAACGTGCCGGTATTGCTGATTTCCGGCCGCTACGATGAAGCCGCTCCCGACGTGGTGCAGCCGTTCGCAGATTTAATCAAAGGCGCTGAATGGGTGATTTTCGAGAATTCGAGCCACATGCCACACGTCGAGGAACGGGAAGCCTGTATGAAATGCGTCGGGGAGTTTCTGGAGATCAACAGCTCCCGCTGATGACGTATACAGGCTGCTTCTGGCTTATCCCGAAGCAGCCTGAGGGAATATTCTTTATGCCCCGATGACTCACATCGTTAACGGCTGACACCGGGCGATTGCCCGGTAATGCGCTTATAAGCCCGGCTAAACGCAGCCTGTGAGGTATAACCCAGACGAAATGCCACGTTCTCGATAGAAATCTTGCTGTCTGAGAGCCACTGCGTGGCGAGTTGCATGCGCAGTTCCGTCACGTAACGCAACGGCGATACGCCAATCATCGATTGAAAACGCGCGGCGAAAACCGAGCGCGAGATGTGCGACTCTGCCGCCAGCTCCGCGACGGTCCAGTTCCTGCCCGGCTGCCGGTGCAGCGCCAGAATTGCCCTAGCCAGCCGGGGTTCCCGCAATGCAGCGGCAATGCCTGAGGCATTTTCACATCCACATTCCACCCACCCGCGAACGATCATTGCCGCGGCAACTTCCGCAAGCCGGGCCAGAATGCCTGCAAAGC
This is a stretch of genomic DNA from Rahnella aceris. It encodes these proteins:
- a CDS encoding TetR/AcrR family transcriptional regulator → MKENREALRAKILDGAISLFIEKGIEKVTTRELTEYVGISRSHIYHYFPDWQTLCVEALSVVMMAELKEFSAEISPLEPKAKLHTLVCNYLPDTQGDIWQLYGSLWQLAAHNEAYAELARLMVHKWLALLADIIRAGIDSGVFRPTDAGRVTRQLSAIMNGYSDQLIVMPSAAARQEAMDDILDFIGRVLEK
- a CDS encoding ABC transporter ATP-binding protein, whose amino-acid sequence is MTLMQVSGLTIEDRQGVALVDRLSLTLNAGDILGLVGESGSGKTLSCRAMMRLLPGEGLHIRAGEIRLNGTDLLTLNDKRMTAIRGREIGMIFQNPASHLNPVMTIGQQIAESRRLHFGASRREAQSQAVELLRQVGIPDPQRRADNYPHEFSGGMRQRAMIAVALACEPKMLIADEPTTALDVTVQMQILRLLRDLRDRLGIAIILITHDLGVVAQTCDRIAVMYGGRLCETGEKRPVLAQAQHPYTRGLIDCQPVSEGGCGRLITLPGQPPVAAHFPSGCRFHPRCAQASALCRENQPAMSAGGHATACHHPLNHGRHNESFV
- a CDS encoding proline iminopeptidase-family hydrolase yields the protein MYNITEGYAPFQEYQTWYRICGDLHNGKTPLVIAHGGPGCTHDYVDAFRDIAGTGRAVIHYDQIGNGRSTHLPDKPAGFWQPAFFLAELDNLLRHLGIEKDYALLGQSWGGMLGAEHAVMQPPGLKALVIANSPASMELWLQAAARLRSELPPEVQETLLAHEAAGTLNSAEYKAASQVFYARHVCRLDPWPEEVKRTFAAMDEDPTVYLAMNGPTEFHVIGSMKDWTVIDRLPAINVPVLLISGRYDEAAPDVVQPFADLIKGAEWVIFENSSHMPHVEEREACMKCVGEFLEINSSR
- a CDS encoding MFS transporter, whose translation is MFVNNRWLILAIVTSTLFLIIIDMTVLYTALPRLTQALGATASEKLWIVNAYPLVVAGLLPGAGMLSDRIGHKNLFMSGLPVFAFASLCAAFSASAEMLIASRVFLAIGAAMMMPATLAIVRHVFTNERERALAIGIWSAVASGAAALGPVIGGVLLEYFWWGSVFLINVPIVLAVFPFAQALIPRGEGNKQRPCDFAGSALVMAGLVGVIYALKELSQINSSWLVIMGSAAAGVLFLGLFVRRQKRAVQPMIDFSLFRNRAFACGVGVAITSMIALIGIELVLSQRLQLVLGLTPFMAAMFILPIPVASALASPLAGMLIPRVGVRKMMLGGFAISALGIVIHALVYDGSAVIQLISLFILGFGLGGAVTAASTSIMLNAPEDKAGMVAAIEDVSWEMGGVLGVTLLGGLMTAVYSRSLTLPQGLVSGETAYDSLDEALTLAGHLSPEHASLLTSLARTAFDQAFLAVLISAAVLVITSVVVLKIVLRKSVGTRQAS
- a CDS encoding ABC transporter permease; the protein is MHRYRFLLWRPLQLLPVLLGISILTFVMVRAIPGDPARILLGVRSTPEAIARIRVQYGLDLPVWQQYLYFLRNLFHGEMGKSLIYRVDTLTLIMSRIEPTLYLVLGSVLLAMLFTVPLAAGAARHRGQLADQVIRLLSTIGLGLPAFWLAIMMILLFSLSLGWFPVSGYGSDVGERIHHLFLPCLTVALALSAVLTRNLRASLLMELQNDYVTAARARGQNENRIFWRHVMPNSLVPTVNLLAVNIGWLIGSTVVIESVFAIPGMGQLLVKAIISRDYMVVQGVVLVFALATVIVNLIADLLTVALDPRVKL
- a CDS encoding ABC transporter permease; translated protein: MSMTEKIATQRMGHFHLRWLPRQQALRLGMLMLSVWVLIALLSPWIAPFDPIAQDASVTLSPPTFAHPFGTDNFGRDILSRVMWGARIDLQICLIGVIFPFTFGTLIGAFAGYLGGAVDTFFMRVIDVVLAFPFLVLMLSIIAILGPGLGSFYIAMAMVGWVSYARLVRSQVLTLKHRDFILAARSLGYSHPRILLLHLLPNALTSSLVFSMSDCVLVLLSGASVSYLGLGVQPPVAEWGVMVAEGQSFITTAWWITTFPGLAIVVLAMSFSLLADGLGDKLGERP
- a CDS encoding LuxR family transcriptional regulator, encoding MKLAVQESAVSLRETTVDGAFDQLFAQTSRLGFDALIYDYTPVPRSLEGELITPSLLRMGNVPGDMQRLWLENGYYQVDPVQHYALESCAPFVWSYQRPDNTSLQNRLSDLNKPVTHYMCDNNMPSGATVPLHLPNGGFVTVTGIHTGAGHELDIHDVLAELSLLALTFQECVFPLFDSSILTCRHVRLSKRERECLTWAAEGLTAKEIARKLNRSIATVTLHLNTAARKLGASNRVQAVVRAMHYRLLDS
- a CDS encoding ABC transporter substrate-binding protein, producing MKQKHFNVVAAGVLLALSLVSEMAQAAGVLTIGRREDSTTFDPIKSAQNADNWVFSNVFDPLVRVDNTGTKLLPGLAESWTISPDGKTYTLKMRDAKFSDGTPVTASDAVFSLTRIRDDAGSLWKDSYSIIDTLKAPDAHTLVITLKTPSAAFLSQLALPNASVISQQALTKQGADDFAEHPVGSGAFSVKEWTRGEKVELVKNPYYWDAAKVKLDGVEWLTLPDDNTRMLKVQAGEIDAALSIPFSRISSLQKDPKLAVELDTSTREDHLLINHSHGDLGKVEVRQALDFAIDKKAIIDTVTFGYGKIANSYIPDGALYHYADNLQRPYDPEKAKQLLAAAGVKNLTLKYLVNAGDEVDEQIAVLLQQQLAKAGITANLQKVDPSQSWDMLVAGDYDISVMYWTNDILDPDQKTTFTLGHDSNMNYMTRYHNDKVKALVAAARVEMDPKKREQMYIDLQKMAKADVNWIDLYYSPYRNVTRKNIKDFHQNPLGRFTLEETVKE
- the cydB gene encoding cytochrome d ubiquinol oxidase subunit II, whose translation is MGIDLPLIWFLIIIFGVMMYVVMDGFDLGIGLLFPLVKKEHDRDVMMNTVAPVWDGNETWLVLGGAALYGAFPLAYSVILDALTIPLTLMLFGLIFRGVAFEFRFKASPAKRHVWDKSFIWGSVIATFCQGVVLGAVINGIPVVNRTYAGGALDWLTPFTLFCGFALVVAYALLGCTWLIMKTEGELQEAMHKIAKPLLLVFLLVTLAVSLWTPLTHSDIATRWFSRPNLYWFLPVPVLVVLVSAWMYRAISKNAHHAPFLLTLALVFLGYTGLGISIWPNIIPPSISIWEAASPPQSQGFILVGALFIIPIILVYTFWSYYVFRGKVTPDQGYH
- a CDS encoding DUF2474 domain-containing protein, producing the protein MNLIRKMDDSNITKAPFLKRVGWMAVIWGGSVLALFVVASVFHLLMFAAGMRSH
- a CDS encoding ABC transporter ATP-binding protein, with product MSHSSDLTPQPYPLLEVEALSVTFPVSGFGLKKRHVQAVNGVSLHIHAGETLGLVGESGSGKSTLGRAMLQLENASAGRVRFNGQLITDGMKPDIARLRQQTAMIFQDPFSSLNPRQTIGESIGEVLRVHNKVAKAEIPARVSTLLTLVGLSPEHATRRPQALSGGQCQRAGIARALAIEPRLIVADECVAALDVSIQAQIINLLMDLRESMGLAILFIAHDLAIVRRLCDRVAVMYLGRIVESGPTQTVFNAPRHPYTAALVAAIPEIDPDRPLPEHPLQGEPPSPVSLPAGCAFHPRCAFALPECRHGAAPETRHIADHAFACVLDNHKSDGINPMTEGMLHEAKAF